In Malassezia vespertilionis chromosome 8, complete sequence, a genomic segment contains:
- the PGS1 gene encoding CDP-diacylglycerol--glycerol-3-phosphate 1-phosphatidyltransferase (BUSCO:EOG09261ICI; EggNog:ENOG503NTXX; COG:I), translating into MSCRLRIPLRRGFVLRSPQPLCTPVSPKHMVHTAASTPATPAWPALGPVYNTESNKLTELVSDELKLPRFPASADAIVPVDTPRQFYGLLKTKIMQAKERIFIATLYIGKEEKELLQVTILMDAMRATRESPKSVSSASLLSHLAAMFPDQVDIRLYATPLLRPNSFKSRLIGKRFNEGFGLQHMKVYGFDDDVIISGANLSRDYFTRRQDRYVMVRHHAQLADYLNALVLLICRFSYALQYNGNMALLERIKKNLAVMDDESDEIAAMHASPFSLTWDGGVGLLNVEDADGTISSSALWQSMTKFPERDWARLASHKLHEFTARWYERTQDPANGPTRYNTGASNDTHIVPLLQMGQLGITQEAAMIPYMSRFLGAFRLRDTDKTQEKATDATYPYTVVDITSGYFSLSGVYKSLVLSPNLHAYAENPGSVPVCFRLVAASPEANGFFGSRGISGRIPAAYTYLERRFWEQVVQKNLARPLPGQLATALPAEASQEGAPPEQYPVPTIELREWRKYGWTYHQKGVWITPPSSSMPSVTLIGSSNYGARSEKFDLECSLLVSTTAPKLRKTLQKEVLEMRYDARDVIDSAVFASPERKVDPVTRILTNLFQYML; encoded by the exons ATGTCGTGCAGACTGCGCATCCCGCTCCGCCGCGGATTTGTTTTGCGCTCCCCTCAGCCTTTGTGTACACCCGTGTCCCCAAAGCATATGGTGCACACAGCGGCAAGCACACCCGCCACGCCAGCGTGGCCAGCGCTTGGGCCGGTCTACAATACCGAGTCGAACAAGCTCACGGAGCTCGTCAGCGACGAGCTCAAGCTCCCACGATTTCCCGCTAGTGCCGATGCCATCGTGCCTGTTGATACGCCCCGCCAATTTTATGGTCTACTAAAA ACAAAGATTATGCAGGCAAAAGAGCGCATTTTTATTGCGACGCTCTACATCGGAAAAGAAGAGAAAGAGCTG CTGCAAGTCACGATCCTGATggatgcgatgcgcgcaacgcgTGAAAGTCCCAAGAGtgtgtcgagcgcgtcctTGTTATCGCACCTGGCCGCCATGTTTCCCGATCAGGTCGATATTCGCCTGTACGCGACGCCTCTCCTGCGCCCCAACAGCTTCAAGTCGCGTCTCATTGGGAAACGCTTTAATGAAGGATTCGGATTGCAGCACATGAAAGTGTATGGctttgacgacgacgtGATTATCAGCGGTGCGAATCTCTCGCGAGACTATTTCACGCGGCGGCAGGACCGCTACGTGATGGTCCGGCACCACGCACAGCTAGCTGACTACTTGAATGCGCTGGTGCTTCTCATCTGCCGTTTCAGCTACGCGCTGCAGTATAACGGCAACATGGCGCTCCTGGAACGCATAAAAAAAAACTTGGCAGTCATGGACGACGAGTCGGACGAGATCGCCGCGATGCATGCTAGTCCATTCAGTCTCACATGggacggcggcgtgggTCTGCTGAATGTAGAAGATGCCGACGGGACCATTTCATCCTCGGCATTGTGGCAGTCGATGACCAAGTTTCCCGAGCGTGACTGGGCTCGGCTAGCCTCCCACAAGCTGCACGAATTTACCGCACGGTGGTacgagcgcacgcaggaCCCTGCCAATGGCCCGACGCGGTACAACACCGGGGCCAGCAATGATACGCATATTGTGCCTCTCTTGCAAATGGGCCAGCTCGGGATTACACAAGAGGCTGCCATGATACCCTACATGAGCCGCTTCCTCGGCGCTTTCCGCCTGCGCGACACGGACAAGACGCAGGAAAAGGCGACAGATGCAACGTACCCCTATACGGTAGTTGATATCACGTCGGGCTACTTTAGCTTGTCTGGCGTCTACAAGTCGCTTGTTCTTTCGCCCAACCTGCATGCATATGCAGAAAATCCAGGCAGTGTCCCAGTATGCTTCCGGCTAGTCGCTGCTTCACCCGAAGCGAATGGGTTCTTTGGCAGCCGAGGGATCAGTGGGAGAATCCCGGCTGCGTATACGTACTTGGAGCGCCGGTTCTGGGAGCAGGTCGTGCAGAAGAACCTCGCGCGGCCGCTTCCTGGTCAGCTCGCTACAGCTTTGCCTGCAGAGGCATCGCAGGAAGGCGCACCTCCCGAACAATACCCCGTTCCGACCATCGAGTTGCGCGAATGGCGCAAGTATGGCTGGACGTACCACCAAAAGGGTGTTTGGATCACACCGCCCAGCTCCAGTATGCCTAGCGTGACGCTGATTGGCTCGTCCAACTACGGCGCACGGTCCGAAAAGTTTGATCTCGAGTGCTCGCTACTTGTGTCTACGACGGCACCAAAGTTGCGAAAAACATTGCAAAAAGAGGTGTTGGAGATGCGctacgatgcgcgcgacgtgaTAGACTCGGCTGTGTTTGCCTCCCCGGAGCGCAAGGTCGATCCCGTGACGCGTATCCTCACCAACCTGTTCCAGTACATGCTATAG
- a CDS encoding uncharacterized protein (EggNog:ENOG503PM3J): MTESAPNNTKDEQRSNLIKLAADGALESHAGDMSGTATEWTHRDKARHHAALLGIGLTASNLERVPAAEQLAPGIRLDLQPACNARPDADTPPGTTQAGDAEQDREPSTDRGPAVGVPPELDPRTPIFRPGKPSAGSIFSIAAQPGTPKSVALDGTDKASERSLRLGPSFSPSLTHSGATDISASESFTSSSRATTPLHSSVRSLGFGPHHARSQSATASAADSEAGSTMSDFSGSIYSTDTRELEQTIERQRMREREMLGGEVGIGGPISAPFVHSTEFFQLHPSSSQLSLSTAATMASSPSQSILDSDSTASLVR, translated from the coding sequence ATGACAGagagcgcgccaaacaaCACCAAAGATGAGCAGCGCTCAAACCTGATCAAGCTAGCCGCAGATGGTGCGCTTGAGTCGCATGCGGGAGATATGAGTGGCACTGCGACTGAATGGACGCACCGCGATAAAGCGCGGCACCACGCTGCGTTGCTCGGCATCGGTTTGACAGCAAGCAATTTGGAGCGCGTGCCTGCCGCCGAACAGCTTGCGCCTGGGATCCGGCTTGATTTGCAACCTGCGTGCAATGCAAGACCGGACGCGGATACGCCGCCCGGCACGACGCAGGCAGGGGATGCGGAGCAGGACAGAGAGCCGAGCACGGACCGTGGTCCGGCAGTCGGTGTGCCGCCCGAACTGGATCCACGCACACCCATATTCCGCCCTGGAAAACCCAGTGCAGGGTCAATTTTTTCcattgcggcgcagccggGCACGCCAAAAAGCGTCGCGTTGGATGGCACCGACAAGGCCAGCGAgcggagcttgcgcttgggGCCGTCCTTCTCCCCTTCGCTTACTCATTCAGGTGCAACTGATATCTCGGCGAGCGAGTCATTTACGAGCTCATCTCGCGCTACTACACCACTCCACTCGTCTGTGCGCTCGCTCGGCTTTGGGCCGCACCACGCACGGAGCCAAAGCGccaccgcaagcgccgcggatTCCGAAGCAGGCAGCACGATGAGCGATTTCAGCGGAAGTATATACTCTACAGATACCCGGGAGCTGGAGCAGACGATCGAGCGGCAACggatgcgcgagcgcgagatgctcggcggcgaAGTCGGCATCGGCGGCCCGATTTCAGCTCCTTTCGTGCACTCCACCGAGTTTTTCCAGCTCCACCCCTCGTCGAGCCAGCTATCGCTGAGCACCGCGGCCACAATGGCTTCGTCCCCTTCCCAATCTATCCTCGACAGCGACTCCACAGCTTCCCTTGTTCGATAG